The region ATAGGATTTCGTAAACGTTCCTCGAAATCCCGAAAGTGCTGAAATCGGGCTGTTTATTCCCTTCAGTCGGCCATCTGCGTCTCATAAGTTATAGAAATCCTTTGGAGTACGGATGCAGGGGATATCCATCCCCCACGGGAAAGAATTATATGACCCCGATCCGTATATATTCATGTATTATGACAGGGTATTACGACTACGTCCTCGGTCTCATTCCGCTCGCACTGTTCGGCCTCACCGGAACGCTCTACGTCGCCGGACTGGGCGTGACGCAGGCCGTGCCCATCGCCGCAGGCGTCGCGGCGGGCATCGTCGGCCACGCACTCTTCGTGAACGGGCCCGTCTCGAAAACTCCCGTTCGCACCGTCGAATCCACCGCCACCGCCGAACCGCGCTCCCGCGCGAGTTCCGGTGCACCCGTCGACGCGGACTGAACTACCTACCCTGTCTACGCGCGCCACGCGCGTCTCGTTTCCTCACTTCGACTCTCGACCCGACCGGTCAGGACCGCGTTACAGGACGGCCGCCGACCGAACTTCCGCACGGTTTTCACGCTGGGCGACCACTTTCCGTACATGACGGAGACGCTGTTTCTGACGAGCGACGACGTCGCCGGACTCGCAACGCCCGCTGAGTTCGTCGACGCCGTCCGCGATGGGTACCGTCAGCGAGGGGAAGGCGCGCCCGCGGAACCCCGGACGAAACTGACGAACGCCGACCCGCCGGGCTTTCTGACGACGTACGCCGCCGTCCTCCCGGAGACGGGGGCTATGGGCGGGTACACCTACTCGGCGGGGTTCGGTGCGAAGGACGCGTGGTTCATGACGCCGCTCTTCGACGCCGAGTCGGGCGAACCGCTGGCGCTCATCGACGGGGCGAGCATGAACCCCTTCAAGACGGGCGCGGCGGGGGCCGTCGGCGTGGACGCACTCGCCCGCGAGGACGCCTCCTCGATAGCGCTCATCGGAAGCGGGTCGCAGGCCCGCGGCCAACTCCGCGCGGCGGTCACCGTCAGAGACGTAGACACCGTCCGGGTGTACTCGCCGACGAAAGAGAGTAGAGAGGAGTTCGCCGACGAGATGGACCGGACGCTCGACGCCAGCGTCGCCGCCGTCGCCTCGTCGGCCGCGGCGGTCGAAGGCGCGGACATCGTCATCACCGCGACGAAGGCGTCGGAACCGGTGTTCGACGGCGACAACCTCGAACCCGGCGCGCACGTCACGGCGGTGGGACAGTACAACCCGAAGAAGCGCGAACTCGACACAGAGACCATCCGGAAGGCGACGTACGTCCCCGACCTGCGGGACCGCGTCACGCAGGACGCCGGGTCGTTCCTGCACGCGATGGAGGAGGGCGTCGTAGACGAAGGCCACGTCCACGCCGAACTCGGCGACGTCGTCGCGGGGGCCGAACCGGGCCGCACGGACGACGACGAGATAACCGTCTTCGATAGCGGCGGTACCGGCATCGAAACCGTCGCCGGAGCGTACCTCCTCTACGAGAAAGCCGTCGAAGAGGGCCTCGGGACGACCATCGACTTCTCGCCCGCCAGCGAATCGCTCACCGGGGAGTAGTTCCCCGCTAGGTCGTCTCTGGAGCGACGGACGCGCCCCCGTGACGAGGCGGACGCCCCTCCGGCAATATTACTGACATAGAGCGGGAAGCGGGAGACGTGACAACTGAGTTATCAGACGGTCCGGAGAGGGGCGGCTCGCTGAGCCGTACCCTCGGAGAGAGGGGTCGCCAACTGATACTTCTGCTGACACCGCTCGCCCTGGCGGCGTCGCTGTGGTTTCACCCCGCCGCCGGCGACGACGTCTACGGTAATCTCGGTCCGGTCGTCGATACGTGGCTCGCGGTCCACGTCCTTCTCTTACTGCTGTTCGGTCTGCTCGGAGTCTGTCTCTACGTGCTCCTGATGGACTTTCGCGGCGTTCTCCCGACGGTCGGCCGAATCGGGGTCGCCGTCTACCTCGTCTTCTACATCGCCTTCGAATCTATCGCCGGCGTCGCGACGGGAGTGCTCATTCGGGAGGCACACCGCCTCCCTGCGGAACAGCGAGCCGGTATCGAAACGGTCGTCGGCGTCATATACGGGGACCCGGTGAACGGCCTCGCGGGGCTGTTTGCCCTCGTCGGCACCGTCGGGTACCTCGTCGCAGTCGTCGCCATAGCCGCCGTCCGGCGGCGAAACGGCGCGCCGGTACTGCCGCTCCTTCTGCTCGTCGGGTCGAGCGTCGGACTCGCCGCTCACGGGAGTTCGCCGTGGGATTCGATCAGTATCCTGCTGTTCGCCGTCGCCGCCGGATGGCTCGAAGTGGCTGAGACGCCGACTCGGGCGGCGGTCTCGGGGTGAACAGCGACGCCGCCGACGGTTACTGAAGCCGATACCTGAGAAGCGCCGCGATGCCGCCGAGGTTGCTGAGTTGGCGGCCGGGGTCGAACTCGCCGGAGAAGACGGTCACTTCCCCGCCCTGCCGTTCGACGTTCTGGATGACGTCGTTGACGTCCACGTCCCAGTCGCCCTCGCCCTGCCGTTCCTCGCGGAGGCGTTCGTCCACGACCAGAAGCGTCTCGACGGCCCCGAACTCGGCGGCCTCTTGGACCTCCTCGATGCCGTAGGCGACCTTCTCGCCCTTGGAGATGCCCGCCATCAGGTCGTCTATCAGGTCCGCCTCCCGGGAGATGCGCGTCTGCGTCTGCACCTCGTCCACCGCGCCGCGTTTCAGCACCTCGTGGACGCCCCTGTCGCCGACGCCGGCGGTGTCCACGACGGTCATCCGGTCTGCCACGTCCGGGTGGTTCTCTTGGATGTAGTCGCGGGCGTCCTGCTTCGTGAACCCCGGACCGGCGAGGATGACGGCGTCGACGTCCATCCGGCCGAGGGCCTGCCCGAGTTCGGCGAACAACTCCGACCGGGGGCGGGCGTACTCGCCTTTGCCCGTCGGCGCGGTGAAGGAGAAGCGCTCCTCGGTGCCGTACTGCGCGACGGTGTGGATGTGCGCTTCGCCCTCCTCGACGGTGGCGATGGCCACGTCGGGGTTCTCCGCCGCCTCCTCTGCCTCCTCGATGCGGTCGAGTTGGTCCGGCTTGAAGTGCTTCTCGATGGTTATCTCGTCGTGTTCCTCGACGTTCAGCGTGTGGTGGTGGCCGAGTTGGTCCTCGCGGGAACAGGAGACGATTTCGCCGCCGACGCGCAGGCGGTTGGCGAACCGCGCGAACTCCACGTCCTCGACTTCGATGGTGAGAAACAGGTGTTCGCGTTCCCCGCCGGTGTCGCGGAGGTTCTCCTCGTTCCGTTGGATTCGTCTGGTGGTGTCGCCGGAGACGGAATCGCCCGATTCGAGGACGTGCGAGAGGTGCCAGAGGTCGTCCACGTTCTCGGGGACGAGCGTGATGCGTTCGCGGCCCTCCTCGCCGCGTCCGCGACTCGAGATTCGCATACGTTCGGGTGCGACGCCCGCGGGTAAGTGTCCTGCTATCCGAGAGAGAACGGCCGACTCGCCCCGCCCCGTCAGAAGGTCGTCTCCGCGACGGCGCGGCGCTTCTTCGCGAGGCCCTTCGAGAACCCCCTGCCGACCAGATAGAACGCTACCACCTGTACGTAGAACAGTACGAGCACCCCGACCAGAACCACGGACAGTACGATTCCGAGAGCACCGAGGAGGAGACCGATGACCGCAGCGAGTACCCACGCCGTGAAGTACTCGGACGTCGTCGTCGCCTCCTTGATCGTCGAGAAATCGAACGCGGAACCCATCGACCCCTCGATGGCGAAGTTGGCGTAAGCGGCGGGGACGATGTACGCGACGGCCACAGAGAGGACGACGATGAACAGGACGAACGCCGCCGCGAGGGCACTGTCGACCGCACTCCCGACTGCCGAGGGGGTGGGACCGCCGGAGAGGAGTTGTTCGCCGAGTCCGAACGCGAACAACGCGACGACGATGGGCACGAGGAAGACGAAGGTGTACGCCAAGTTGATCAAAAGCAGTTTGATACCGTCCACGATGAGGGTCACCCAGTCGATGAACGAGGGGGCGGCGGACTCGTCTTTCGCCGACGAACGGAGGACGCGCACGCCGTACCCTTGGAGTATCGCTTGCGGGAGAATCGGGATGACGAAACTCAGCACCGTCAGAACGCCGCCGATGAGTATCGTGGGGATTCGGTCGTCGCTGTTCAGCGGGTACGAGAGGGCGTGGCGTAA is a window of Halopelagius longus DNA encoding:
- a CDS encoding ornithine cyclodeaminase family protein, which encodes MTETLFLTSDDVAGLATPAEFVDAVRDGYRQRGEGAPAEPRTKLTNADPPGFLTTYAAVLPETGAMGGYTYSAGFGAKDAWFMTPLFDAESGEPLALIDGASMNPFKTGAAGAVGVDALAREDASSIALIGSGSQARGQLRAAVTVRDVDTVRVYSPTKESREEFADEMDRTLDASVAAVASSAAAVEGADIVITATKASEPVFDGDNLEPGAHVTAVGQYNPKKRELDTETIRKATYVPDLRDRVTQDAGSFLHAMEEGVVDEGHVHAELGDVVAGAEPGRTDDDEITVFDSGGTGIETVAGAYLLYEKAVEEGLGTTIDFSPASESLTGE
- a CDS encoding mRNA surveillance protein pelota, which codes for MRISSRGRGEEGRERITLVPENVDDLWHLSHVLESGDSVSGDTTRRIQRNEENLRDTGGEREHLFLTIEVEDVEFARFANRLRVGGEIVSCSREDQLGHHHTLNVEEHDEITIEKHFKPDQLDRIEEAEEAAENPDVAIATVEEGEAHIHTVAQYGTEERFSFTAPTGKGEYARPRSELFAELGQALGRMDVDAVILAGPGFTKQDARDYIQENHPDVADRMTVVDTAGVGDRGVHEVLKRGAVDEVQTQTRISREADLIDDLMAGISKGEKVAYGIEEVQEAAEFGAVETLLVVDERLREERQGEGDWDVDVNDVIQNVERQGGEVTVFSGEFDPGRQLSNLGGIAALLRYRLQ
- a CDS encoding DUF4013 domain-containing protein encodes the protein MLRHALSYPLNSDDRIPTILIGGVLTVLSFVIPILPQAILQGYGVRVLRSSAKDESAAPSFIDWVTLIVDGIKLLLINLAYTFVFLVPIVVALFAFGLGEQLLSGGPTPSAVGSAVDSALAAAFVLFIVVLSVAVAYIVPAAYANFAIEGSMGSAFDFSTIKEATTTSEYFTAWVLAAVIGLLLGALGIVLSVVLVGVLVLFYVQVVAFYLVGRGFSKGLAKKRRAVAETTF